Within Cellulophaga sp. L1A9, the genomic segment ATCTTTCTTTTTGTGCTCTTTTAGAAACATAACTTTGAAATCTTCAATGGCTTCTAAAAATTCTTGCTTGGAATAATTATTATCATACGGCGAAAAATAATAATAGTATTCCTCATTATATAAGTCTATTAATGGTGCCATTAACCTATGAATCCCAGAATTCATTTTTCTATTGACGAGTTCCTCATGGCTTAGCACCGCTCCTTACGTATTATATACCGTATCCGTTTTTTTAATAGATTCCATATAAGGATGCTTAGCCATGCTCTTTTTCTTATATTCTTTTTTTAGTATTCCATGATAGGCTTCTATATGCGCATTTTCTTCTGGTGTGGCTATATGTGTAAATTCTTGCTGAACCCCAATTAGTCCAAGATATTCACGTACATTATTTGCAATAAACTGACTACCGTTGTCACTTCTAATAACGACGTTATCAGGGTATTGGTATTCTGCAAACAACTCTTATAAAAACGCTATCACCTTATCCTGTTTAATAGAAAAAGAAAAATAGTCTTTTAATATTCTACGAGTATGTACGTCTATGATGGATAATAAATAAGCGTTTTTACCCACATTAGGAATCCATACCATCTTTATATCCATCTCTAAACATTCCATTGGTCTTGAGGTATTTACTTTTCTGAATTTTACAAATTTACGCCCAGAACCACTCCTGTTTATCCGATTCTCTAGTTTTAGCATTCCCTGTTCTTTCATAATTCTGTAGAGCTTTTTATGATTAATCAGGTATGCTTCTTTTTTTAAGTAAGAAGTCATTAATCGGTAACCACAATCTATAAATTCATGACTTAAAATCTCTTTTATAGAAGCAATAACAGCGTCTTGATTAACCCAACCTCTAGATTTATGATAGGTGAGTTTACTAGGAGTATTACCCTTTTTACCAAAACTGGGAGTACGGTAATAGCTACTATGAACCATCCCTACCATATTAATTATGTTGGTTTTACTAATTTTATGCTTGCTATAAACAGCATTCACTAAATCTTTCTTGGATCGGACGTTCCAAACTTTTTTTTTAAAAGTTCTCGTTGTACTTCTAATTCAATTTCCTTATTGCTTAGAAGCTTACATAGTATTCGGTTTTCTTCTTCTGCCTGCTTGTGTTCTTTACTTTTAGTATCATAGATGACTTTTAAGCCTGCTTCTCCTTGACTCTCATGTTTCTTCTTCCAACTATAAAAAGTACCTGTACTAACTCCGTATTTACGACAGGCTTCTATGATGCCGATTTCTTCTGAACTAGAGAGAATTTCTAACTTCTGATCTAAGGTCCATTCCTTGTATTTCATATCTCAAATA encodes:
- a CDS encoding transposase, with the protein product MKYKEWTLDQKLEILSSSEEIGIIEACRKYGVSTGTFYSWKKKHESQGEAGLKVIYDTKSKEHKQAEEENRILCKLLSNKEIELEVQRELLKKKFGTSDPRKI
- a CDS encoding IS3 family transposase, yielding MNAVYSKHKISKTNIINMVGMVHSSYYRTPSFGKKGNTPSKLTYHKSRGWVNQDAVIASIKEILSHEFIDCGYRLMTSYLKKEAYLINHKKLYRIMKEQGMLKLENRINRSGSGRKFVKFRKVNTSRPMECLEMDIKMVWIPNVGKNAYLLSIIDVHTRRILKDYFSFSIKQDKVIAFL